One part of the Neisseria zalophi genome encodes these proteins:
- a CDS encoding single-stranded DNA-binding protein → MPYINKIEVMGNLAKDPELRYMPDGKPTTKITVAVADKWTDKKTGELKEHVEWFAVLLYGRHAEIVCQYMKKGDCILVYGKLRTRSYTDRDHIERNVTEVLANEMQIIHTANRHTSSDNISASSGEGIYGMM, encoded by the coding sequence ATGCCATATATCAATAAAATCGAAGTAATGGGCAATCTGGCCAAAGACCCTGAATTGCGTTACATGCCCGATGGTAAGCCGACCACAAAAATCACGGTGGCCGTCGCCGATAAATGGACCGATAAAAAAACGGGAGAACTGAAAGAGCATGTCGAATGGTTCGCTGTTTTACTGTATGGCCGCCACGCGGAAATTGTGTGTCAGTACATGAAAAAAGGTGACTGCATTTTGGTGTACGGAAAATTGCGGACACGCTCCTATACTGATAGAGACCATATAGAGCGTAACGTAACCGAAGTATTGGCTAACGAAATGCAAATAATCCATACAGCCAACCGCCATACTTCATCAGATAATATTTCTGCATCATCAGGGGAAGGTATCTACGGCATGATGTAA
- a CDS encoding type IV secretory system conjugative DNA transfer family protein has product MKKYLGMALLICLLMVLAIFSGSYIGSILYTQWLGLKTEPSISLLITYWQHIDQLPKGMVWRLHVSTLAAAILPVLVLFLAFISIFSNQKKELHGSARFANRREIKQTELLKKDFKESDPPDLLVGKYQNEYLRWANDGFVYLAARTRGGKGVGFVIPNCLHYRHSMAINDPKKENFLITAGFRARCGHKVFFFNPSGTMPYHDRDQSAPLISHRWNPLTYVRRNPIYTYKDALAVAAVFYPLPTEDRGSAKFFQQEAQKLFAGLLLYLIETERERDLSRPENKTTMSNLFRLTTPTDGKTLQEWIRAEFELRAAQPETQLSRNCQTLLMGFANGNAKTGGDILSTMTAPLAIFLDPAVEAATSGDDFYLDNVRRELTTIYLGISPEEIKVYGTLLNLFFSQLCDVNVRQGLPKDNKELKYQCLLLLDEFTALGRIPAIEEGVGYLAGYGIRPTIIFQTPGQVEKVYGKTGRQTFFSNFTCRLVFAPREQDEAEELSKLIGYYTYKAKSSSRSRGKNSSSSGSNISDQKRAVMNPDELKIMPDNKMIINMTGIRPIYADKIIYYEDPIFSKRANLPVPHVPILEVNLAQKKLPQVARPDYVSPEDMASFKWRDAVNSEDIARSLITALIPPESPPEFVAKVVPVIIQNWGDGGLSIVSEILKNTSTGGDKKQQPVAA; this is encoded by the coding sequence ATGAAAAAATATCTAGGAATGGCACTGCTCATCTGTCTGTTAATGGTGCTAGCAATTTTTAGTGGTTCGTATATTGGCTCCATCCTATATACCCAATGGTTGGGGTTAAAAACCGAACCGTCAATATCTTTACTCATTACTTATTGGCAACACATAGATCAATTACCTAAAGGCATGGTTTGGCGGCTGCACGTTTCTACCCTTGCAGCTGCCATACTACCGGTTTTGGTTTTATTTTTGGCTTTTATCTCTATATTTTCTAACCAAAAAAAAGAATTACACGGTTCGGCACGGTTTGCCAATCGTCGCGAAATAAAGCAAACCGAATTGCTAAAAAAGGATTTTAAAGAATCAGACCCTCCTGACCTACTGGTAGGCAAGTATCAAAACGAATACTTGCGTTGGGCAAATGACGGTTTTGTTTATTTGGCTGCACGAACTCGTGGCGGTAAGGGGGTAGGTTTTGTAATTCCTAATTGCCTGCATTACCGGCACAGTATGGCCATCAATGATCCTAAAAAGGAAAATTTCCTGATCACGGCAGGATTTCGCGCCCGTTGCGGACACAAGGTATTTTTCTTCAATCCCAGCGGTACCATGCCGTATCACGACCGTGATCAGTCTGCACCGTTGATAAGCCATCGTTGGAACCCGTTAACTTACGTGCGCCGCAATCCGATTTATACCTACAAAGATGCTTTAGCTGTGGCTGCAGTATTTTATCCTTTACCGACAGAAGATAGGGGGAGCGCGAAGTTTTTCCAGCAGGAAGCACAAAAGTTGTTTGCAGGTCTGTTGCTCTATCTGATCGAAACCGAAAGAGAACGTGATTTAAGCCGGCCAGAAAACAAAACCACAATGTCCAATCTATTCCGTCTGACCACTCCTACTGACGGTAAAACCTTGCAAGAATGGATACGTGCCGAATTTGAATTGCGGGCGGCACAACCGGAAACGCAACTCAGCCGGAATTGCCAAACCCTACTGATGGGCTTTGCTAACGGCAACGCTAAAACTGGTGGTGATATTTTATCCACCATGACCGCACCACTAGCGATTTTTTTAGATCCAGCGGTTGAGGCAGCCACCAGCGGTGATGATTTTTACCTTGACAATGTACGCCGTGAATTGACCACAATCTATTTGGGCATATCGCCGGAAGAAATCAAAGTTTACGGCACGCTATTGAATCTATTTTTTAGCCAGTTATGTGATGTCAACGTACGGCAGGGGCTACCTAAAGATAATAAGGAGCTTAAATATCAATGTTTGTTGCTGTTGGATGAGTTTACCGCGCTCGGGCGCATCCCTGCCATTGAGGAAGGTGTAGGCTATCTTGCCGGTTACGGAATCCGACCTACTATTATTTTTCAGACACCTGGGCAGGTTGAGAAAGTGTATGGCAAAACTGGTCGGCAAACCTTTTTCAGCAACTTCACTTGTCGTTTGGTATTTGCTCCGCGTGAGCAGGACGAAGCCGAAGAACTCAGCAAGCTGATCGGTTACTACACCTACAAAGCTAAGTCATCGTCACGATCACGTGGAAAAAACAGCAGTAGTAGTGGTAGTAATATCAGCGACCAAAAACGTGCGGTGATGAATCCCGACGAACTTAAAATAATGCCTGACAACAAGATGATCATTAATATGACCGGTATACGGCCTATCTATGCAGACAAAATCATCTACTATGAAGACCCGATTTTTAGTAAGCGTGCGAATTTACCGGTTCCCCATGTGCCTATTTTAGAAGTTAACCTTGCTCAGAAAAAACTACCGCAAGTAGCTAGACCGGATTATGTTTCGCCCGAAGATATGGCAAGCTTTAAATGGAGAGATGCGGTCAACTCTGAAGATATCGCCCGGTCACTGATTACGGCATTGATTCCGCCGGAAAGCCCGCCGGAGTTTGTTGCCAAAGTGGTACCGGTAATTATCCAAAATTGGGGTGATGGTGGTTTAAGTATCGTTTCGGAAATCCTGAAAAACACGTCAACAGGGGGAGATAAAAAACAGCAGCCGGTAGCGGCTTAG